The Candidatus Zixiibacteriota bacterium sequence AGAGCTGATGAAGTCGCCCAAAGAAAAACTGGCTAAACTCGAAAACAAAGAACTCGAAAAAGCTGTCGGCAAAATTCTTAGCAATGAACGTTTAAGAAAGCGCTTTCGCATATTTTTTAATAATGAATACTACCCGGCGCTTATTCCCGTACGCGACAGGATGGTGCTTTTGCCCAATGCGGTCAATACCCTTATCGAAAGAGGTGCGCTTGGGGAGAAAGACCGGAAAATTATCGATATCACTAAAAAATTAACCGATGACTGGTTTATCGACGCATACTAGATATATTCCTATCAAAATGATATTATTCCATTGCTTAATTAAATTTTACGAGGAGTTTATATCAATTCTCTTATAAGATGTTCAAAGTGTTTACTGCCAGAGTCTATGCCGAGAATCAAATTCGATGATAGCGGTATCTGCAATTACTGCCATTCATATAAAAGACAAAAGATATTAGGCGAGAAAGCATTAGCATCAATCATCAATCGTTTCAGGCATAAAAACAATGACTATGACTGCATAGTAAATATAAGCGGCGGTCGGGACAGTTCATATACCATCCTTAAAATGGTGAAAGATTATAAAATGAGAGTTCTGGCTGTGAATTACCAGAACCCCTTTACGCATCCGTTGGCAACTGAAAACATCGATAAAATTAAAAATATACTTGGCGTTAAACTTATCAGTTTTTCTTTTAAACCCGGTTTTCATCAAAGAATACTCAGAGATAATCTTAAAGCCTTATTAAAAAGACCAGACCCGGCTATGGTGCCAATGGTTTGTATCTCATGCAAATTAATCTGGAAAAATATTCTTGATATCGCTAAGAATTATAATATCAAATTAATTGTTTCCGGCGGCAACTATTTTGAACAAACATCTTTTAAAAGAGTTCTTCTGGGGAGCGACCAGAACCAGGATATTAAAAAATATTATTCCAGATATATAGCTGGCCTTACCTTTCGAGCGCTCCGAAATTTTCGCTATTTAAGACCGCAAACTTTATTGCCAACAATTAAGGGCTATCTTTACAGTAATCCCTATTCGCCTATGGTCAGATTTAAAGCTCGCGACACAATGAAAATAGACCTGTTTTATTACCTTCCCTGGAATGAAAAAGAAGTCGTCGGTAGAATTCAAAATGAATTAGACTGGTTATACCCGAAGGAGGGTTCTGGCAGTTGGCGGTTCGATTGCCTGATTGGTCATCTAAAAGATTATTTTTATCTAAAAACCTTAGGCCTTACCGAAAAAGATGATTTTTACAGTAAGCTTATCAGGGAAGGTATAATGACGAGGGAAGAAGGATTAAAGCGTTTAGAAATTGAAAACGAAGTAAATGTTGACAGCCTTAATAAAGTACTGAATATGGTTGGCATTAATTATAATCTATTAGAAAATTTACTGACTAATAATACTAATGATTAGTGTCTTCAATAATATGTAATTACTTGTAAGCATTTTTATTATTGTTGCGGCCACACAACTCCTGAAATCTCTACCTTTCCCCTGTAATGCTTTTATATGTATTGAGTTATATATATGTTAATGTTCTCTCGTTTAAAAGCTGCCGATAAAAATTACTCTCCGAATAAAGCTTATACAAATATATCCGATTCAAATTGAAAAAGACACAATAATTCAAACACAGGAGGATTCAGATGTTTCAAAAATTCACGTCAAAGAAAAACCTTTGGTATTTCTCTACCCTTTTGGGAATTCTGGCAATGCTGATTCTTGCCGGCTGCGACGAAAACATTACCGACGACGACATTGATGCATTACACTCGGTAACTTTTAATCTTACTATACCAGAGTATGATAATATGGATGATCTGCCGGTTACTGCTTATTTATTCGAAAGCGAGGATGACGACAATCCATACAAATCAGAGCAAGCGACAATATCCAACAGTGAAGCATCAATTACATTGGAAGATATTGAGGAAGGGGAATACGTTATTATGGTTGTGGTCAGCTCGGACGGCAGTTCTAATAGCGAACAAACATTAGAAAAGGGCGATATGTTTTGGGGGGCGCTTGATGTTGACATCGATGATGATGAAACTATTACCATAACCGAGGACTACTGGCAAAGATTTCATTCGGTTCTTTTTGGCATAAGAGGAATTCCCAGCGGCCATACCGGTGAAGTTATCGCCGCGGGGATAATAGAAGATGGAGCCGACTGGACAGCCTTAGAAGCTAATCTAATCTGGGGAACTTATACTGTTATATATAACACTACGGCAATACTTGCCCCCTGTCCAATTGATTGGGAGGGCGAAAACGAATGGATGGATGAATCGCTTCCGGCCGATGACTATGATGTCTTGTTCCTTCTCGATGTTGACGGTTCGCCGGATGATTATCAGCTTGACGGACCCTATAACCCTATTAGCGATGATGATTACATGTATCAATATAATTATACGTGTGAATTAGGCGCCGATGATGAAGATTATACATATCTTACATCCGCATTTACTCCCGTTGTTTTAACGG is a genomic window containing:
- a CDS encoding ATPase, which translates into the protein MRCSKCLLPESMPRIKFDDSGICNYCHSYKRQKILGEKALASIINRFRHKNNDYDCIVNISGGRDSSYTILKMVKDYKMRVLAVNYQNPFTHPLATENIDKIKNILGVKLISFSFKPGFHQRILRDNLKALLKRPDPAMVPMVCISCKLIWKNILDIAKNYNIKLIVSGGNYFEQTSFKRVLLGSDQNQDIKKYYSRYIAGLTFRALRNFRYLRPQTLLPTIKGYLYSNPYSPMVRFKARDTMKIDLFYYLPWNEKEVVGRIQNELDWLYPKEGSGSWRFDCLIGHLKDYFYLKTLGLTEKDDFYSKLIREGIMTREEGLKRLEIENEVNVDSLNKVLNMVGINYNLLENLLTNNTND